CTACTCCTTTAAAAAACACAACCGCTAATATAGTACCAAACACTAATGCGGTAGTTAAATGTGGATCAACAGCTAACAAATCAATCCCACGCGCACCGAGAAGTGCTACAGCGATACCAGCACCAAGAGCCACCCATCCTGTTAACGTTTTCATTGCATCCGCTAATTGTTTGAATCCTATTTCTCCTGTCGCAATTGGGATTAAAACGGCAATTGTAATAATGGTGACACCCCAATTGATTCCTTTTTTCTGGATAACTGGAAACAATTTTTCATCTAATTGAAAAATTTTAATAAGAAATAAAAAACAAACAGCCACAAGCAATGATTGGTTTTTCGAAATTATTGCTATGATGAGTAGTAATAGTAAAAAAAGTGTTGCTTGTGAAAACATGTTGTTACTCCATCCTTCCTTACATAGCTCGGAAACAATTTTATTTTATCACATAAATATAAAAGGACCAAAAATAATGAATTATGATTCAGTTTTTATTTTTTCCATGCTTTAATTTGTAGAGGAGGATATTTTTTTCTTTTGGATGTAAAATTGAAAATTTTCATGAAAACAAGTAAACTATTTACATAATCATACAGAAGGAGGTGGCTCAACCCCTTGAATAAAAATTACATTTATCAATGGTTACGTGCTCTTAACGTATTATTCATTTTGACTTTAATTTCTGTTGCTACATATTATTTATGGAAAGTAACCTATCCATTCGTATTTGCTATTTTATTCGCATTTATGATGAATCCAATTGTAAATTTTCTAGAAAAGAAAGTAAAGTTACCACGCGGACTTTCTGTTTTTACGACAATGGTTTTAATTGTTGGGGTCATTGTCGGGCTTGTTTCTTTATTAATTGCAGAAATAATTGCTGGAACAACTTACTTAGCAGCAGTCGTACCAGAACAGTTCAAACGATTAGTAAAATACATTGAAGAATTATTTACAGCACAAATTATTCCTTTTTACAATCGATTAAATGAGATGTTTAATACATTAAGTTTAAATCAAAAGGAAACAGTAATTGACAACATCCAAAATGTCGGATCAAAAGTAGGGACTAGTGTGGCAAGATTTTTACAGGAGATATTAAATGGAATCCCGACGCTCTTAGCTAAAATGCCAAACTTAGCAACTGTTTTTATTTTCACCTTACTCGCTACTTTTTTTATTAGCAAAGATTGGTACAAATTAAAAATTCGTGTTAAGCAATTAATGCCGCACCGCGTTTC
The genomic region above belongs to Massilibacterium senegalense and contains:
- a CDS encoding DUF441 domain-containing protein, translated to MFSQATLFLLLLLIIAIISKNQSLLVAVCFLFLIKIFQLDEKLFPVIQKKGINWGVTIITIAVLIPIATGEIGFKQLADAMKTLTGWVALGAGIAVALLGARGIDLLAVDPHLTTALVFGTILAVVFFKGVAVGPVIAAGIAYMFLKMIQYLFPL
- the ytvI gene encoding sporulation integral membrane protein YtvI — its product is MNKNYIYQWLRALNVLFILTLISVATYYLWKVTYPFVFAILFAFMMNPIVNFLEKKVKLPRGLSVFTTMVLIVGVIVGLVSLLIAEIIAGTTYLAAVVPEQFKRLVKYIEELFTAQIIPFYNRLNEMFNTLSLNQKETVIDNIQNVGSKVGTSVARFLQEILNGIPTLLAKMPNLATVFIFTLLATFFISKDWYKLKIRVKQLMPHRVSKSTGHVIDELKKALFGFMKAQLTLISLTFGIVLIGLFILRVDYAFTIALILGILDLLPYLGVGTVLIPWALYSFFSGNIGLGFGLSILYMVTVIQRQLAEPKILSSKIGIDPLATLVSLFIGFKLLGFLGLIAGPITLVIIRTLHSANVFRDLWSYIVGKEKPTA